A genomic segment from Drosophila miranda strain MSH22 chromosome 3, D.miranda_PacBio2.1, whole genome shotgun sequence encodes:
- the LOC108158472 gene encoding transient receptor potential cation channel trpm isoform X12 produces MLKQKRLAKQKPKAKPIPWGLKKICWGLINITVPRHQPRSWIETNFQKRECIKFIPCPKDNTRCCCGQAQITHQTIQGIESGSPGDLWLPTKHTRPQPTDAYGTIEFQGGAHPTKAQYVRLSFDTRPELLVQLFTKEWNLELPKLLITVQGGKANFDLQAKLKKEIRKGLLKAAKTTGAWIFTGGTNTGVTKQVGDALLLEGQQRTGRVVSIGIAPWGIVERNHELLGHNREVPCHSISSPRSKLAVLNNRHAYFLLVDNGTQAKYGAELILRRKLEKFISNLKLHPFTHSSTPVVCLVIEGGTNTIRAVLEYVTDSPPVPVVVCDGSGRAADLLAFVHKYASDGEEQPVLESMRDYLIGTIQKTFEVGLDQAEKLYQELLQCTRNKNLITVFRIQEKPEGEAQELDQTILTALFKSQHLSPPEQLSLALTWNRVDIARSEIFVYGQEWPHGALDEAMMQALEHDRIDFVKLLLENGVSMKKFLTIPRLEELYNTKHGPANTLGYILRDVRPHIPKGYIYTLHDIGLVINKLMGGAYRSYYTRRKFRPIYAKVMNSYANACRKSSTYQYQRYAGANSLSLVTGLLPFTSEMALFEFPFNELLIWAVLTKRQQMALLMWTHGEEALAKSLVSCKLYKAMAHEAAEDDLDTEIYEELRSYAKEFESKGNKLLDFSYRQDAEKAQRLLTCELHSWSNQSCLSLAVAANHRALLAHPCSQVILADLWMGGLRTRKNTNFKVILGLVMPLYIRQLDFKSKEELQQMPQTEEEHLENQNLDNDDSDRSQPDAECKLIAAETSSPSYKSDANSTDALLADTYSVRDTKVHENGKVSLTDSDPAQFREFFNLSEYNEIKQHQPLRLKKKFHEFYTAPITKFWADSIAYMFFLIMFSFTVLVKMGPVPRWQEWYSIAYITTLGFEKVREIISSEPVAITHKFSVWAWNMWNPCDGAAIILFLIGLAFRFRPNTMDIGRVIYCVDSIYWYLRILNILGVNKYLGPLVTMMGKMVKNMIYFVVLLAVVLMSFGVSRQAILYPNSEPTWRLIREVTYQPYFMLYGEVFADDIDPPCGEDPRQPACVTGHWVTPITMSMYLLIANILLINLLIAVFNNIFNEVNSVSHQVWMFQRFTVVMEYQQKPVLPPPFIAFCHFYSLLKYCVRKAKGLEVQRDNGLKLFLEKDDLERLYDFEEECVEGFFHEQEIILNQSTDERVKNTTDRVETMSQKIEDINQKENIQTATVQNIEFRLRKMEESSEQILSHLAVIHRFMSTHTVGTDDMRGSAINIPAEIHRIRTISMSDTDGGGGSSGNGGGGGGGAAVPLVLGAGLNVNSLQVTNRRRFNRSLTEVRPDAYILDEGTHFEVVPLPEEPDEVVKSREALNEQVVRKASMQSEADSDIYLPLSQRPSTCETVKRTPYVTVRQDTGASTESKDTLTPLGTNDDDQTLVGGDNSDDAAPDINFEAARHRALRQRTVSLCRRNSETYSLAGADINRSHISLNQLTMLSRRQMSLTQSEPDSDKDAPPAAAGSTHPGKSVLHAKPSRNILLKLHSEYTSITDELESVCHMIASPTVSLQSNKASLDRPKTEMSRAEAAALQEKKHLKECEENDYRILEGLFEARGSIDASAEAFESVISVDYSHRYPLRRETAVELSPSKPSAEVDLMGGGGGGGDSSDTSGAGSCSAMGAVSSGFQLKNERPWQRNSSMEQQTYPSPLVPSRATSDFLNPPFESSGRLFKKSSESLQKNSSTETDYSAHPYRFIKQSSNETNTSLTGSYNVDTPSLTAEPSLDACDSHSATGISISVGAAGGTAARYQPIRTTSIGAADGRQLRDESSSSLQSPELGVQCSAPVTMQAPPAVPTRPMLLKKQFSLDKGKPQQAQITAEAMAIPESGLDAATVSQARVKLISSLKPQSHTSKLGMNVLKESSSSTEGSRDGEGLSTTSSAKNSNPALSIPQISTHLVQDEIAKLSSNIKSSTESEKDPPYNETMC; encoded by the exons ATACCATGGGGACTGAAAAAAATCTGTTGGGGTCTGATAAATATAACTGTGCCGAGG CATCAGCCGCGCAGTTGGATCGAGACAAATTTTCAGAAGCGCGAGTGCATCAAGTTCATACCATGCCCAAAGGACAACACAAG GTGCTGCTGCGGCCAGGCCCAAATCACGCATCAGACCATACAGGGCATCGAGAGCGGCTCGCCGGGGGACCTCTGGCTGCCGACGAAGCACACCCGACCACAGCCCACGGACGCCTATGGAACGATTGAGTTCCAAGGCGGTGCCCATCCCACAAAGGCTCAG TACGTTCGTTTGTCCTTCGACACTCGTCCAGAGCTGCTGGTGCAGCTGTTCACAAAGGAATGGAACCTGGAACTGCCGAAACTTCTGATCACCGTCCAAGGCGGCAAGGCCAACTTTGATTTGCAGGCGAAGCTAAAGAAG GAGATACGCAAAGGACTGCTGAAGGCGGCCAAGACCACGGGAGCGTGGATATTCACCGGCGGCACCAACACCG GGGTCACCAAGCAAGTGGGCGACGCCCTGCTCCTGGAGGGTCAGCAACGGACTGGGCGTGTGGTCAGCATCGGCATTGCCCCCTGGGGCATAGTCGAGCGCAATCATGAGCTGCTGGGGCACAATCGGGAGGTGCCTTGCCACAGCATTAGTTCGCCCAG ATCGAAATTGGCCGTGCTAAACAATCGGCACGCCTACTTCCTGCTAGTCGACAATGGGACCCAGGCGAAGTACGGGGCTGAATTGATTTTGCGGCGGAAGCTGGAGAAGTTCATATCGAACCTGAAGCTGCATCCAT TCACACATTCCAGTACGCCCGTCGTCTGCCTGGTGATCGAAGGCGGCACCAACACCATACGTGCGGTGCTCGAGTACGTGACGGACTCGCCGCCGGTGCCCGTAGTGGTGTGCGATGGATCCGGGCGTGCCGCCGACCTGCTCGCCTTCGTCCACAA ATATGCCTCGGACGGAGAGGAGCAGCCTGTGCTGGAGTCGATGAGGGATTATCTAATTGGAACCATACAGAAAACCTTCGAGGTGGGCCTGGACCAGGCCGAGAAACTCTACCAGGAGCTGCTGCAGTGCACGCGCAACAAGAACCTG ATTACCGTCTTTCGCATACAGGAAAAGCCCGAGGGCGAGGCGCAGGAGCTGGATCAGACCATTCTAACGGCCCTCTTCAAGTCGCAGCATCTCAGCCCTCCAGAGCAATTGAGTTTGGCACTGACATGGAACCGGGTGGACATAGCACGCAGCGAGATATTTGTCTACGGCCAGGAATGGCCCCACG GCGCCCTGGATGAAGCCATGATGCAGGCCCTGGAACACGATAGAATCGATTTTGTCAAATTACTTTTGGAGAACGGCGTTTCAATGAAGAAATTTTTAACAATACCGCGCCTCGAGGAGCTCTACAACACAAAGCACGGCCCGGCCAACACACTGGG GTACATTCTGCGCGATGTGCGGCCCCACATACCCAAGGGCTACATTTACACTCTCCACGACATTGGCCTGGTGATCAATAAACTGATGGGCGGCGCCTACCG GTCCTATTACACGCGCCGCAAGTTCCGTCCCATCTACGCCAAGGTCATGAACAGCTATGCCAACGCCTGCCGGAAGTCCTCGACATATCAATACCAAAGGTATGCGGGAGCCAATTCACTAAGTCTGGTGACGGGACTGCTGCCGTTTACCTCGGAGATGGCGCTGTTCGAGTTCCCGTTCAACGAGCTGCTG ATTTGGGCCGTTCTGACCAAGCGGCAGCAAATGGCTCTGCTCATGTGGACGCACGGCGAGGAGGCACTAGCCAAGTCACTGGTTTCCTGCAAACTTTACAAGGCCATGGCGCATGAGGCGGCCGAGGACGACTTGGACACAGAGATCTACGAGGAGCTGCGCTCCTATGCCAAGGAGTTCGAGAGCAAAG GCAACAAGCTCCTGGACTTCAGCTACCGCCAGGACGCGGAGAAGGCGCAACGTTTGCTCACCTGCGAGCTGCATTCGTGGTCCAACCAGAGCTGCCTGTCACTGGCCGTGGCGGCGAATCACCGGGCTCTCCTTGCCCACCCCTGTAGTCAGGTCATCCTGGCCGATCTCTGGATGGGCGGCCTACGCACCCGCAAGAATACCAACTTCAAG GTCATCTTGGGCTTGGTGATGCCTTTGTACATCAGGCAGCTGGACTTCAAGTCAAAGGAAGAGCTCCAGCAAATGCCGCAAACCGAGGAGGAGCACTTGGAGAACCAAAACTTGGACAATGACGATTCGGATCGCTCCCAGCCCGATGCCGAG TGCAAGCTCATAGCAGCTGAAACCAGCTCGCCCTCCTATAAAAGCGACGCTAATTCAACAGAC GCTCTATTGGCGGATACTTATTCAGTACGCGATACAAAAGTACACGAAAATGGCAAA GTCTCGCTCACTGACTCAGATCCCGCGCAGTTCCGGGAGTTCTTCAACTTGTCGGAGTACAACGAAATCAAGCAGCACCAGCCCCTGCGCCTGAAGAAAAAGTTCCACGAGTTTTACACAGCCCCCATTACCAAGTTCTGGGCTGATTCG ATTGCCTACATGTTCTTTCTGATAATGTTCTCGTTCACGGTTCTGGTCAAGATGGGACCGGTGCCGCGGTGGCAGGAGTGGTATTCGATAGCTTACATCACGACTCTGGGATTCGAGAAGGTTCGCGAAATCATATCCTCGGAGCCAGTGGCCATTAC GCATAAATTTTCTGTGTGGGCGTGGAACATGTGGAACCCGTGCGACGGAGCTGCCATAATACTCTTCCTCATTGGTCTGGCATTCCGCTTCCGCCCCAACACAATGGACATCGGACGAGTCATCTACTGCGTGGACAGCATCTACTGGTATCTGCGCATACTGAACATCCTTGGCGTCAATAAATATCTTG GTCCCCTGGTCACCATGATGGGTAAAATGGTCAAGAACATGATATACTTCGTCGTCCTGTTGGCTGTCGTCCTGATGAGCTTCGGCGTCAGCCGTCAGGCCATACTGTACCCCAACAGCGAGCCAACTTGGCGGCTGATCAGAGAG GTCACCTACCAACCCTACTTCATGCTGTACGGGGAGGTGTTTGCCGACGACATTGACCCTCCCTGCGGCGAGGATCCGCGTCAGCCGGCCTGCGTGACGG GCCATTGGGTGACACCGATAACGATGTCCATGTATCTGTTGATTGCCAATATTCTGTTGATAAATCTGCTCATCGCCGTGTTCAACAATATCTTCAACGAGGTGAACTCGGTGTCACATCAG GTTTGGATGTTCCAGCGATTCACGGTGGTGATGGAGTACCAGCAGAAGCCCGTCCTGCCGCCGCCTTTCATTGCCTTTTGCCATTTCTATTCCCTGCTAAAGTACTGTGTGCGCAAAGCGAAAG GATTGGAGGTGCAGCGGGACAATGGTCTCAAACTGTTCCTGGAGAAGGATGACTTGGAACGACTGTACGACTTTGAGGAGGAATGCGTGGAGGGTTTTTTCCACGAACAGGAAATAATATTGAATCAGTCCACCGACGAGCGGGTGAAGAACACAACGGACCGGGTCGAGACCATGTCCCAGAAAATCGAGGACATCAATCAAAAGGAGAACATACAAACAGCTACTGTGCAG AACATTGAATTTCGTTTGCGGAAGATGGAGGAGTCGTCCGAACAGATACTGTCCCACCTGGCGGTCATACATCGCTTCATGTCTACACACACGGTAGGTACGGATGACATGCGCGGCTCCGCGATAAACATTCCAGCTGAAATCCATCGCATTCGCACCATTTCAATGTCGGATACCGATGGCGGCGGTGGAAGCTCAGGAAATGGAGGGGGCGGTGGTGGAGGCGCTGCAGTGCCGCTTGTTCTAGGTGCCGGCCTGAATGTAAATTCCTTGCAG GTGACCAACCGACGCCGCTTTAATCGCTCTCTAACGGAGGTGCGTCCAGACGCCTACATCCTCGACGAAGGCACCCACTTTGAGGTGGTGCCCTTGCCGGAGGAGCCGGATGAAGTGGTCAAGTCGCGGGAGGCCCTCAACGAGCAGGTCGTGCGGAAGGCATCGATGCAGTCGGAGGCAGACTCGGATATCTATCTGCCGTTATCGCAGCGTCCCTCTACCTGTGAGACGGTGAAGCGCACTCCATATGTTACTGTGCGCCAGGACACGGGGGCCAGCACGGAGAGTAAGGACACCTTGACACCTCTAGGCACCAACGATGACGACCAGACGCTCGTCGGGGGCGACAACTCCGATGATGCGGCCCCGGACATCAACTTTGAGG CTGCCAGGCATCGAGCGCTGCGCCAGCGCACAGTCTCGCTCTGCCGCCGCAACTCGGAGACGTATTCGCTGGCCGGCGCGGACATAAACCGATCGCACATTAGCCTTAACCAGCTGACAATGCTGTCGCGTCGCCAGATGAGCCTGACTCAGTCCGAGCCGGACAGTGACAAGGACGCGCCGCCAGCGGCTGCAGGCAGCACACATCCGG GTAAATCAGTATTGCATGCGAAACCCTCAAGAAATATCTTGCTGAAACTGCACAGCGAGTACACGTCGATCACTGATGAGCTGGAGAGCGTCTGCCACATGATTGCCTCGCCAACGGTCTCCCTGCAGAGTAACAAAG CTTCATTGGATCGCCCCAAGACGGAAATGTCGCGCGCAGAAGCCGCGGCATTACAAGAGAAGAAGCATTTGAAGGAGTGTGAGGAGAACGATTACAGAATACTAGAGGGCCTGTTCGAGGCACGTGGATCCATCGATGCCAGCGCCGAGGCCTTTGAG AGCGTCATATCCGTGGACTACAGCCATCGCTATCCACTGCGTCGAGAGACTGCCGTGGAGCTGTCGCCTTCGAAGCCCTCAGCTGAGGTTGATCTCATGGGGGGCGGCGGAGGTGGCGGAGACAGCAGCGATACAAGTGGAGCAGGTAGCTGCAGTGCCATGGGGGCAGTCTCAAGTGGGTTTCAGCTCAAAAACGAGCGCCCCTGGCAGCGCAACTCCTCAATGGAGCAGCAGACATATCCGTCACCTCTGGTTCCCTCGAGAGCCACAAGCGACTTCCTCAATCCACCCTTCGAAAGCAGCGGACGCCTGTTCAAGAAATCGAGCGAAAGTCTGCAGAAGAACTCCAGTACTGAAACAGACTATTCTGCCCATCCGTATCGCTTCATCAAGCAGAGTTCCAACGAGACGAACACCTCGCTCACCGGCTCCTACAACGTGGACACGCCCTCACTTACTGCGGAGCCCTCTTTGGATGCCTGCGACTCGCATTCGGCGACGGGAATTTCCATAAGCGTTGGTGCTGCTGGCGGAACTGCCGCGCGTTACCAGCCCATTCGCACGACTTCCATTGGCGCGGCCGATGGAAGGCAGCTGCGCGACGAGAGCTCTAGTTCGCTGCAGAGTCCAGAGCTCGGAGTCCAATGCTCGGCGCCAGTGACGATGCAGGCACCGCCAGCTGTACCAACACGCCCGATGCTGCTGAAGAAACAGTTTAGCCTCGACAAGGGCAAGCCACAGCAAGCGCAAATTACTGCAGAGGCTATGGCCATACCAGAATCGGGCTTAGATGCAGCAACTGTTTCCCAGGCCAGGGTCAAACTGATTTCCTCGCTAAAGCCTCAGTCTCATACGAGCAAGCTGGGAATGAACGTACTCAAGGAAAGCAGCTCCAGCACAGAGGGGTCCCGCGATGGCGAAGGCCTGTCCACTACGTCCTCGGCGAAAAACAGCAACCCGGCTCTCTCCATACCGCAGATTAGCACGCATCTGGTGCAAGATGAGATCGCCAAGCTGTCATCCAACATAAAAAGCAGCACTGAATCTGAAAAGGACCCGCCGTATAACGAGACAATGTGTTAG